From the Conger conger chromosome 14, fConCon1.1, whole genome shotgun sequence genome, one window contains:
- the eogt gene encoding EGF domain-specific O-linked N-acetylglucosamine transferase yields MLLLVALKMLFAYTVASCKTDDRVFTDDRSHKPRLNYSSFSLPEDHIPYFLNSNKKVARFCREDPLCPFKDSLREGKACWGYEKNCSPEDRVGYPVCTKVDSGWASSIQAAQDVFWKQADFGYVRERLDEMKTLCKPSNPGDSSLACSSHMRFCRATNLYLDLRNPRRAQERYKEDFLQAGEVGGHCSLNTRALLSEGQHKSPLQSWFAELQMFTELNFRPVDDEHCDIIIERPTIFMKLDAGVNMYHHFCDFVNLYISQHLNNSFSKDVNIIMWDTSLYGYGDLFSETWKAFSDSAVIHLKTFDAKRICIKDTVFSLLPRMRYGLFYNTPLISDCHGSGLFRAFSQHVLHRLQIPQNGPKKGKIRVTLLARSTEYRRILNQQELINALKTVPSFEVKLVDYKFKDISFLDQIRITHNSDIFIGMHGAGLTHLLFLPDWAVIFELYNCQDESCYRDLARLRGIHYVTWQRTDRVVPQDKGHHPTLGDHPKFTNYSFDVTEFMRVVLLAAERVQAHREWLRHLEHDEL; encoded by the exons ATGCTGTTGCTGGTAGCACTGAAAATGCTCTTTGCTTACACTGTGGCCAGCTGCAAGACGGACGACCGTGTTTTTACCGACGACAGAAGCCACAAACCAAGGTTAAACTACAGCAGCTTCTCGCTGCCAGAAGACCACATCCCTTACTTTCTCAACAGTAACAAGAAGGTCGCCAGATTCTGCCGGGAGGATCCTCTCTGTCCATTCAAA GACTCACTGCGGGAAGGCAAGGCTTGCTGGGGTTATGAGAAAAACTGCTCACCAGAGGACAGGGTTGGCTATCCCGTCTGCACCAAAGTCGACTCAGGATG GGCCAGCTCAATTCAAGCTGCCCAGGACGTGTTCTGGAAACAGGCAGATTTTGGCTACGTGAGAGAGCGTCTagatgaaatgaaaacactCTGCAAGCCCTCAAATCCT ggaGATTCCTCTTTGGCCTGCAGCAGTCACATGCGGTTCTGCAGAGCCACTAACCTCTACCTGGACCTGAGAAACCCCCGCAGAGCCCAGGAGAG GTATAAGGAAGACTTCCTTCAGGCTGGGGAGGTTGGTGGTCACTGCAGTCTCAACACTAGAGCCCTGCTTTCAGAAGGGCAACACAAGAGCCCACTCCAGTCCTG GTTTGCAGAGCTACAAATGTTCACAGAGCTTAACTTCCGCCCAGTGGATGATGaacattgtgacatcatcattgaGAGGCCCACAATCTTCATGAAACTAGATGCAG GGGTGAATATGTACCATCACTTCTGTGACTTTGTGAACCTCTACATCTCGCAGCATCTAAACAACTCCTTCAGCAAAGATGTCAACATCATTATGTGGGACACT AGCCTGTATGGATATGGGGATCTTTTCAGCGAGACATGGAAAGCATTCTCTGATTCTGCGGTCATTCATCTTAAAACATTTGATGCTAAAAGG ATATGCATCAAGGACACTGTCTTTTCATTGCTTCCTCGGATGAGATACGGGTTGTTCTACAATACACCATTA ATCTCTGACTGCCATGGTTCTGGATTGTTCCGGGCCTTCTCGCAGCATGTCCTACATAGACTACAGATCCCCCAAAATGGCCCCAAG AAGGGAAAAATACGCGTCACGCTACTTGCAAGGAGCACAGAGTATCGAAGGATTTTAAACCAGCAAGAG CTGATAAATGCTTTGAAAACTGTTCCATCTTTTGAGGTCAAACTGGTGGACTACAAATTCAA GGATATCTCGTTCTTGGATCAGATCAGGATCACTCACAACTCGGACATCTTCATCGGAATGCACGGCGCAGGCCTGacccacctcctcttcctcccagaCTGGGCCGTCATCTTCGAGCT ATATAACTGTCAGGATGAAAGCTGCTATCGAGATCTGGCTCGACTGCGGGGAATACATTACGTGACTTGGCAGAGAACGGACAGAGTGGTTCCTCAGGACAAG GGCCACCATCCCACACTGGGGGACCATCCCAAATTCACCAACTACTCGTTCGACGTGACGGAGTTCATGCGCGTGGTCCTGCTGGCGGCTGAGCGCGTGCAGGCCCATCGGGAGTGGCTCCGGCACCTCGAACACGACGAGCTGTGA